From the genome of Mycoplasmopsis bovis PG45:
TTTTTTCTAAATTTTCAATAAGTTGTTTAACACCAGTTCCTTTGTTAACAACTTTTGCATCTTTAGCAATTCTGTGTTTGAATGCTTTTTTAGACTTTTGAAAACCTTTTTCAGTGTCTAAATTTATAACCATTTGTCTTCAGATAAATTTGGCAATATTTGCTCTACGTGTAAATTCAGCAATTAATTCACTTTTAGCTTCAAGTGTATAAACTATGTATTGAGCTTTTGTTGATTTATTGATTGGGTATGCCAAAGTAGTGTTTTCTAACTTCACAGCTTTGTTAATGTTTTTTTTGTCAAAAACTGATTCAACAATTTCGTTTGCCATTGCAATGTCAATTGCTGGATCAACAATTAGCATGATTTCATACTTATTCATTTAAAAATCTCCTTATGGACATCTGGATCATAATTTATGATCAAGGAGTATTTGAAAAATAACTTATTTTAAGTTACTTAATACAGATAAAATACTCATTGAAAATTATATAGTAAAAATATTTTTCAATAAGTATATAAATACAACTAATTGATTTTACTAAAACAACTGTTTTATAGTAATAAAAGCATAACTTATTATATTTAAAACACCTTTTCCTTCAGATTTGTTAGGGAAAAAATATGAAAAATATTTTTCCATATTCAATTTATTAATATATTAATAAATAAGAAATATGATAATCAAAAAATACGATAATCAAATTTTAATTTAATATGTAATTTTAAAGTATATACTATCCATAATTATGAGTTATAAATTGGTAATTGTTGAATCTCCGAATAAAGTGGAAACTATCAAAAAGTATTTAGGTGATGATTTTAATGTTATGGCTTCTGTTGGTCATATAGCAAGATTAAGTAAAAAAGGCTCAATGGGCTTAGGTATAGATATGGAAAAATGAGAACCTGAGTTTGAAATTGATCCCACTAAAAAAGATGTTGTTAAACATTTAAAAGCAGCTGTTAAAGATGCTGATTTTGTTTATATTGCAACTGACCCTGATCGTGAAGGTGAAGCAATTGGCGATCACTTAGTTAAGTATTTAAAATGCAAAGAAGGAAAATATGCAAGAATTAAATATAATGAGATAACTAAGGACGCCATCCTATATTCAGTTGAAAATCCTACAAAACTAGATCAAAATTTAATTGATGCACAAAAAACTAGAAGAATGTTAGATAGAATTATCGGATTTAGACTAAGTCAACTAATGCAGAAAAAACTATCAAACTCTCCTGCTACACCTTCAGCTGGTAGAGTCCAATCAATTGCACTTAAATTAGTTGTTGATAGAGAAAAAGAAATTGAGAGCTTTGTCCCTAGAGACTATTATTCAGTGGAGGCATTAATTTCAGATTCATTAATTGCTTCAATTTATATGTCAAAGCACAATGCATCTGAAAAAACATGAGTATTTCCTGAAGAAATAGAATCAGTTAAAAAGAGCATTGATATTGAGCCAACTAACATCCTTGTTGTTAAAGATATTAAAGAATCTAAAAAAACATTACCGGCTCTTACTCCTTTTAAACAAGCTGTTTTATACAAAAGAAGTCCATTTAGTTCATCAATAACACAAGCATCGCTTCAAAGACTTTACGAAGGTTTTGGTGATGGTGGTTTGATTAGCTATCCGCGTACAGATAGTACTAGACTAAGCCATACATTTGTTAATGCAACTAAGAATTATATTTCTATTAAGTATGGTGATGAATA
Proteins encoded in this window:
- the rpsF gene encoding 30S ribosomal protein S6; the protein is MNKYEIMLIVDPAIDIAMANEIVESVFDKKNINKAVKLENTTLAYPINKSTKAQYIVYTLEAKSELIAEFTRRANIAKFIWRQMVINLDTEKGFQKSKKAFKHRIAKDAKVVNKGTGVKQLIENLEKTISHKTKPNFKKEVKKSN
- the topA gene encoding type I DNA topoisomerase, which gives rise to MSYKLVIVESPNKVETIKKYLGDDFNVMASVGHIARLSKKGSMGLGIDMEKWEPEFEIDPTKKDVVKHLKAAVKDADFVYIATDPDREGEAIGDHLVKYLKCKEGKYARIKYNEITKDAILYSVENPTKLDQNLIDAQKTRRMLDRIIGFRLSQLMQKKLSNSPATPSAGRVQSIALKLVVDREKEIESFVPRDYYSVEALISDSLIASIYMSKHNASEKTWVFPEEIESVKKSIDIEPTNILVVKDIKESKKTLPALTPFKQAVLYKRSPFSSSITQASLQRLYEGFGDGGLISYPRTDSTRLSHTFVNATKNYISIKYGDEYVLDKVKGFKGDQDAHEAIRPTDITLLPDEAKNKYDLNNYDYQIYKLIYEHTLMCLITPPLRANKTYKFLKDKLDFRLNVSWVLFDGYYVVKGEMNENCDPDYKIGQTVNVKEFKIENKETKPPARYSEGSLIEKLDDIKVGRPSTFATTVKIILNREYVKSENSALVPTDFGKLILDKLIQGFPDIINEGYTAEVENQLDLIATNKIAVQPVMEDFYNKFKNNYENAAQNLDHTSMSLQKVDETCPNDNGNLVIRRNKRGDKFIACDNFPRCNFTKSYDDGSNKKRFYRKKVK